In the genome of Deltaproteobacteria bacterium, the window TGGAGGCGACGATGTTTTTCAGGTTCTGACTGATCATCTGCAGACCGTAGTTTCCGGTTAGCAGCGAACCCTGATTGGTCATCTGATTGACCTTGGTCAGAGCCTGGATCTGACCCATGACGTCGTTGTACCCCGACACGAACGTCTCGATCTTTTCCCGGATGGCGTCCAGGTTGTTTTCGGTGTTTATGCGGACCGTCGATCCGCTTTCCTTGAGGGTCAGGGTGATCCCGGAGACGACGTCATCGATGACATTGGTGCTTCGCTCGATCCAGGTTCCCGTGGGCCAGCCGTCAACCCGGATCTGGGCGTTCTGGGCGTTCTGGGTCTGGTCGAAGTCGGCCGATGCGAACCCGGCCAGGGTATTTGCCGGAGGGTCCAAAACAACCACCTGATTGTCCGAGCCCAAATCCATTCCTCGGAGCTGGAGATAATAGTTGTTTCCATCGTTGACCAATGAGGCCCGGACCATGAGCTGCCCATTGGAATCCCTGTTGTCGCCACTGGCGTTGATGTAGGATGCCAAGGCCTCAAGGCTTGAGTTGGCCGCCACGTCAACGGATACTGTATTACCCCCATAGGTGAACTCGAAGACCGAAGCCGACGGGGCCACTATGTCAGTTGAACTGGAAAATCCGGTCGTGGAAACAAGAATGTCGTTCTGGGCCAGCTGGTTGATCTCCACCGTGTGTGTGCCCAGATCGGCGTTGCTTCCGGCCGCGGCGGTCAAGGCCGTTTCGTTGGAACTTGTCACGCTCTTGATCAGGAATTCGCCCTGGGTGTCCATGGATTCCATGGTTGTCTTCAGGAACAGCAAGGACGAGTTCAACCCGCGGAACGCCTCGTTCTTGCTTTCCCATTCGGCCTTCCAGGCCTCGAGTTGCTGGCTCTTTCGCTTTTCGATCTGAACCAGACTGGTGACCATGGAGTCGAAATCAGTCCCGTTCCCCAGACCGGTAAAATATATCGACCCAGACGTCAGATAATTGCTGCTCAGCATCTCGTCGGACATGACAACTCCCGATATTCACATGGCGGAACAAAATTCCCTGTCGTCCCTTCTTTGCAAATTTCAAACCGGTAAAAAAAGGCCGGGCCCTGTTCGGGCCCGGCCTTCAAGTTTCACGAGTGGATCAAAACCCGTGATTCGTTTTGCAGCCCGTTACCCCATCAACTGGAGGGCCATTCTCGGCAGGGAGTTGGCCTGGGAGAGCATGGCCACGGCAGCCTGGGTCAGAATCTGGTTCCGAACGAACTCGGTCATTTCCAGGGCCACGTCCACGTCGGAGATGCGGGACTCGGCGGCCTGCAGGTTTTCGGCCTGAATCTGCAGGTTGGTGATGGTGTTCTGGAGCCTGTTCTGCAGGGCTCCCAGATTGGCCCTGATCTCGTCCTTGGAAGTGATGGCCTTGTTCAAGGCGTCAAGGGCCTGTTGGGCCAATTCCTGTGTGGAAATGGAACGGCCCGCCGTAGTGGTTGCGCCCAAGCCAACGCCAAGGGCAGAGGCCGTGGATGTTCCGATCTTAATATAATAGTAGTCCTCTGCGCAATCGTTGGCCGTGCCGAAGTGGACCTTCAGCTTACCGGTCGATACGACGCCGGATCCACTATGGGTATCACCCGACAAATTGCCGTTTAGCAAAGCAATACCATTAAAATCCGTTGCGTTGGCGATTCGGGTGATCTCCGAGGCCATGGCCTGGTACTCGGAATCGATGATCAGCCGCTGGGCCGAGGTGTAGGTTCCCGTGGCCGCCTGGGTGGCCAATTCCTTCATGCGGATGAGCTTTTCGTCGATGACGCCCAGAGCCCCGTCCGCCGTCTGGATCATCGAGATGGCATCGTTGGCGTTGCGCACGCCCTGGTTCAGCGAGGCGATGTCGGCCC includes:
- a CDS encoding flagellar hook protein, producing MSDEMLSSNYLTSGSIYFTGLGNGTDFDSMVTSLVQIEKRKSQQLEAWKAEWESKNEAFRGLNSSLLFLKTTMESMDTQGEFLIKSVTSSNETALTAAAGSNADLGTHTVEINQLAQNDILVSTTGFSSSTDIVAPSASVFEFTYGGNTVSVDVAANSSLEALASYINASGDNRDSNGQLMVRASLVNDGNNYYLQLRGMDLGSDNQVVVLDPPANTLAGFASADFDQTQNAQNAQIRVDGWPTGTWIERSTNVIDDVVSGITLTLKESGSTVRINTENNLDAIREKIETFVSGYNDVMGQIQALTKVNQMTNQGSLLTGNYGLQMISQNLKNIVASKATGFDYDDDKFLALGGLGITTDTDQNSVTFGLLKIDWDILNDALEKDAEGVSEVFGANLLPAWNSTDFRYYSAITGITKAGVY
- a CDS encoding flagellin, with translation MSLIINHNLMAMNAARNLSSSYNALSVSTRRLSSGLRIGSAADDAAGLAVRELMRADIASLNQGVRNANDAISMIQTADGALGVIDEKLIRMKELATQAATGTYTSAQRLIIDSEYQAMASEITRIANATDFNGIALLNGNLSGDTHSGSGVVSTGKLKVHFGTANDCAEDYYYIKIGTSTASALGVGLGATTTAGRSISTQELAQQALDALNKAITSKDEIRANLGALQNRLQNTITNLQIQAENLQAAESRISDVDVALEMTEFVRNQILTQAAVAMLSQANSLPRMALQLMG